The genomic interval GGCCAAAGGCACCGCTGCGGAATCACAATCGGCTGACGTTCCCGTGATCGACACGAACATCAGCCTGTTCCAATGGCCGTTTCGTCGATTGCCACTCGATGACACTGCAAAGCTCGTGGGCAAGCTGCGAAGCCTGGGCATCTCCGAAGCCTGGGCCAGCAGTTTTGAAGGCGTGCTCCATCGAGACATCACCAGCGTAAACACGCGGTTGGCGGAGGAATGTCAACGGTTCCCCGAATTGAATCCGATCGGTGTCATCAACCTCAACCTTCCCGGTTGGCAAGACGATGTGCGGCGGTGTTTCGATCAGCATCATATGCCTGGCGTGCGGTTGTTCCCGAGCTATCACGGTTACACACTCGCCGATGATGTCTTCGTCGAACTGCTGGCAATGGCCGCGAGGGCCAACCGTTTCGTGCAGATTCCGCAAACACTCGAAGACCGCCGCACGCAACATCCGCTGGTCCACGTGGCTGATGTCGATTTGAATCCATTGGCCAGTGTCATGCAAATGGTGCCCGCTGCTCGTGTGCAAATTCTCAATCTGCGACCGCGATTGGATGTCGTCAAGAAACTGGAACCGATCGACCGGATCACCTTCGACACCGCTCGAGTCGACAGCACCGATGGTGTTGCGAAGATGCTGGAAGTTGTGCCAGGACGAGTCGCGTTGGGGACTCATGCTCCGTTCTTGATTCCCGAAGCCGCCTTGATTCGTCTCGCAGAAAACCCACTGGAAGCCGACTCGCTGCTGTCGATTCTCAATCGAACCGCCGACAATTTGATCGGAGCTGCCCGCTGATGAATTCGCCGATCCGTCTGGGACTTCCCCCTGCTGAGCAGCTCAAGAAGTACCGCATTTGGGATTCGTACTTCACGCCGTCGCACTACCACCCCGGTGCCGACGGTTTCAGTCAACTTGTGACTGGCATCGAACAAACGCTGCCAGCGATCCAGTTGGGGCGGTTTGAGAAGCTGTGTTACTTCGCCCATGTCGGTCTCGGCACAACGACCGATGCAAACCTCGAAGCAAGACTGCAATCACAACCGGAACTCGTATTGAAACCGCTGGAGCGTTGGCCGGATTTGTTGATCGGAATGATTCAAATCAATCCGCATCGAGTGCCGGAATCGCTTGATGCACTCAAGCGTTGGCTGCGGGATGGACCGATGCGGGGCGTGTATTTTTCCGGCGGCGGACCAACGGCAATGACGTGCACGCATCGGAATTTTCATTCGCTCATCGAACGCATTGCCGACTTCGGCGGGGTGATCATGCAGCACACGTGGTACAAGACGGGCGGAAAACAAGGAGCCGGCGAATCGACACCAGCCGAGTTAGCCGAACTGGCGAAACAATATCCAGACCAGAAATTCGTCTGCGCTCACGCTGGCGGAGAGTGGGAGCAGGGCATCCGCGCCGTCCGCGAACATGCAAACGTTCTGATTGAAACTTCCGGCTTTGATGCCACCGCCGGTTTCATCGAAATGGCAGTCCGCGACCTCGGAGCCGAACGAATCATTTTCGGCTCTCATCTTCCGTCCCGATCACTGGGTACCGAACTCAGCAAAGTCATCGCGGCTGACATCACTGAAGCCGACAAGAAACTGATCTTAGGCGAAAACTTTCGTCAGCTTCTGGGATGACGAATCGTAAAGGGGCAACGTTTTTTCAAACGCTGCCCCTCGCGATTTATCAAGATCGCCTTAGTCTCTCACCGCATCAAACCCAAGTGGGTTGCCAGCCTTTGCGGTAATGCTTCGTGACCCAACGTTGAGCTGGCTTGAGGTTCGTGATTTCCATTGCGTCGGCGTCCCAGGTCAGTTCTTGACCGGGGAAACGAATACCGATGGTTCCAAGCAGTACGGTCTCCGTGAGTGGGCCCGCGTAATCGAAGTGCGAAGTTGTCTCACCCACACCTCGACAAGCATCTGCCCATTGCGTGTAGTGGTTGACACCTTCGACGATCGGCAAGTCGTCCGCGGTGAACTTCTCTGCGGGAAATGCTTTTGGCATGGCAACGTGCGGAATGACGAGCGAACCTTTCTCGCCCACCAGCACCGAGCCGGCATTCGGCAGCCGATAATCGGATGGGATACCGGTCAGTTCTTCACGTGGCGGTCGCACGTTAACGGCGTCGTACCATGTGACTTTCAAACTCGGCCCAGTGGTGTATTCGGTGCCGGGGAACTCGTATCGCACGGTGGCACGATCGGTCCAAGTTTCGGGGAACAATGGTGGGGCTTCGGCGGTGAGTTTTGTGGGCGACGTCAGTTTCAAGGACTTGAATACCGGATCCAAGATATGGCATCCGAAGTCACCAAGTTGGCCGGTGCCGTAGGCTTGCCAGCCTCGCCAATTGAACGGGTGATACAAGCCATCTTTGTAGGGCCGTTCCGCAGCCACGCCTTGCCAAAGGTCCCACCGCACGTTCTTCGGAACGGGATCACTTCCTTCGGGGCGGGCCATGTGTCGCGGCCAACCGGGTTTGCCGCCTTGCCAAGAGTGAACTTCTTTGACCTTCCCAATCAATCCGGAATGCACCCAATGCACGGCGGTGCGATACGCGGTGTGAGACTGAATTTGATTGCACATCTGCGTGACGAGTTTGTACTTCTCGGCCGCCAATCGCATTTGCCGAGCTTCGTGCACGGTATGCGTGAGCGGTTTCTGACAAAATATGTGCTTGCCCAAGTGCATGGCTGCGAGAGAAATCGGAGCGTGCATGAAATCGGGAGTCGACACCAACACGCCGTCGATCGCTTTCGATTGATCGAGCAACTTTCGCCAATCGGCGAATGTCCGGGCCGATTCGTATTTCTCCGCCGCTTGACCGAGGTGCTTCTTGGAATTGTCGATATCGCACAGTGCGACGACTTCCACATGCGGACTGGAGGCAACCCCTCTCAAGTCGCTCCAACCTTTGCCGCCCGTGCCGACGCTTGCGATCCGCAATCGGCTGTTTGCTCCCAACACTTTGGAATAGGAAGCGGCGGGTAAGCCGATGGCGGCACCGGCGAGAGTCGCGGACTTCAGGAACGAACGACGAGTTGTCGTTTGAGACATGCTGTTTCCTCTGTGAGTTGGCGGAAATGCGTTTGTTGAGATGCAGTACGAGTGACGATCACGATTGTCGGTTTATGTGTCTTCGTCGGACAGTTCCCGAATGTAAAGATTGCGGAAGTACAACGTGTTGCCGTGGTTTTGGAGTTCGATTTGCCCCGTGGAGTAAAGCGGTTTATCGCGTTCCCAATAGTTTTCCAGCACGGTGTTGTCGACGACGAGTTTCCCGTTGAGTTTGATCGTGACTTTGTCACCCACCATGCGAATGAAGAACGTGTTCCATTCGCCCACGGGGTTGTCGGCTTTCACTAACGGGAACCGCGGATTCTTTTTGTTGTTCCACAGCGATCCAGAGCCTTTCTCGGCCCCGTGACGGAAGTACGGTTCGTATTCGGTATCCCAAATCTGCACCTGCGGTGTGCCTCGCAGATAAATCCCGCTGTCGCCGCCTTTGAGAATCTTCCAATCAACGTACATTTCGAAATCACCGTAGTCCTTGGCCGTGCAAAGACTCTTACCTTTGCCGTCGAACACGAGCACGCCGTCCTTGACGGTCCAGTGTTCTCGCATCACTTCGTCGGCCTTTTCCTGAGCGGCTTTCAATTCCTCGGGTGACATCTTCGCCCGTGTTTTCGGGTTACCTACCAAGCCTTTCCAACCGGTGAGGTCTTTGCCATTGAACAACGGCGTGAATCCGGGAGGCGTTTCTGCATTGGCTGTGGACTGCGACGGAAGAACCCCCGCGAGTGTAGCCAGAAGAATGAGTGACGACAGGGCAAATTGTGGGGTTCGTTTCATAGTTTCACTTCGTTGGGTGTCGATTGGGTTGACTTGAAAACTCGATGGAATTTGGCTCAGTGTGCTTCACCGATCCACGTTTGAAATTGTTCCTCATCTACGTTCCGGCCGCTGAGGACTATTACGATATCACCGTTGCCGTCCGGTTTCACCTCGCCGGTGAGAACCGCGGCGGTTGCGATTGCACCAGAAGGTTCGGTCCGTACGCCGTGATGCTCGTACAGCCACTTCATCGCCTGTTTGGTTTGCTGATCCGGAACGGTAACCGATTGCGGGACGTGCTGTTTGAGGATCGGCCAGTTGTGTTCGCCGACATCGTACGAGAGCAAGCCATCACAAATGCTTTTGGGAAGATCGATGCGTGTTCGTTCGCCGGATGCGAGCGATCGACGGAAATCGTCCGCGTGCTCCGGTTCAACGCCGATGATTTTCGCTTCCGGGAAACCGTCCGCGATGGCCAAGGCATGTCCCGCCATCAAACCGCCACCGCTCACCTGACAAACAAATTGCGAGACGGTCCGCTCTTGGCGTTTCAATTCTTGGACGATCTCCAAACCACCAACGCCATTCCCTGCGATGACGTGATTGTCATCGTATGGCGACGCCTGCACGCCATTTTCTTCCTCGGCGATCTGCCGCGTGAGCCGGTCCCGTTCGCCGGTTTCATGATCTCGGGCGATGTCGTAGGTTCGAATTTCCGCTCCGAAAGACCGTGTGAGTTCAAACTTCCGTTTCGGTGCGGTTTCCGGCATCACGATGATCACGCGTTTGCCGTACCGCATCCCCGCGAAGGAAATTCCCGAGGCGAAGTTGCCCGACGAATGAGCCGCCACCGGCCGATCACCGATTCGCTCCAAATTGTTCGCCATCCAGTTGAGAGCCCCGAGCAACTTGAAGGAGCCAACCGGCGTCCAGCCGTAATCCTTCAACCAAACCCGCCGATCGGCGGGCAGGCCCAGCTCTTTTTCGAGTGCGTAGGAGCGAATCAGCGGGGCAGGGGAGATGTGTTCCCGAATAACTCGCTCCGCCTGGCGGACATCATCAATTGTGGCAACGGTGGTGGACATGGAGCGAGTGAGTTTTCTGAAAGTGATTCGTTGTGTCGCGTGGTGACTCAGGATTGAAGGCGATCCCGGTGGTCACCCTCGCCCCAGAAACTGGCCACTTCGATTTAGGCGATGATGTCGTGCACCACGTGGCCGGCAACGTCGGTCAGGCGGAAATCGCGACCGGCATGACGGTACGTCAGCCGCAGATGATCCATCCCCAGCAGATGCAACATCGTGGCGTGCAAGTCGTGAATGTGAACTTTGTTGTCTCTGGCGTAGTAGCCGTATTCGTCGGTGGAGCCGTATTGAATGCCGGTCTTCACGCCACCGCCAGCGAGCCACATCGTGAAACCTTCGGGGTTGTGATCGCGTCCGTTGTGGCCTTTTCCTTGGCACGTCGGTGTGCGGCCGAATTCTCCGCCCCAAAGCACGAGCGTGTCTTCGAGCAACCCGCGGGCTTTCAAATCCCGCAGCAACCCGGCGATTGGTTTGTCGACTTCCCCGGCATTCTGTTCGTGACCTTTCTTGAGATTCCCATGCTGATCCCATTGCACTTCGGTGTTGCTATGCGTGATCTGTACGAACCGCACACCGCGTTCGGCAAACCGCCGTGCCATCAAGCATTGTCGACCGAAATCCGCCGTCGTTGGATTGTCTAAGCCGTAGAGTTCGTGGGTCGCTTGTGTTTCGGCAGCGAGATCGAGTGCGGCCGGCATCTCCGTTTGCATTCGGAACGCCAATTCAAAGGATTTGATCCGAGCTTCCAACGCCGCGTTCGGTCCGGTTTGTTCTTGGAAACCCGTGTTGAGTGATTGCATCAAATCGAGTTGCAACCGCTGTGTGTTTCGACTGAGCTTCGCGTTCTGAATGTACTTCACTCGAGCCTGTTCGGACGACAAACTCGCATTGCCCAGCGGTGTGCCAGAGTACGCCGCCGGAAGAAATGCGGAACTCCAATTCTTCGTTCCCCCATGAGCAAGCGTGGGGCAGATCGTGATGAAACCGGGGAGATTCGAATTCTCCGTACCGAGCCCGTAATTCACCCACGCCCCCATACTGGGACGCACGAATGTGTCGCTACCGGTGTGGAGTTTTAAACTCGCTCCACCATGAGCCGGGTTTGTGCCATGAAGCGAATTGATGATGCACATGTCATCCACGCATTCGGCGACGTGCGGAAACAATTCGCTCACGCGAATGCCACTTTCGCCGTATTGCTTGAACTTCCACGGCGACGCGAGCAGTTCCCCAGTCGGCGCGAACTGCACTCGCGGCTTCTCGAACGGCAGCGGCTTTTTATCGTCTTTTTGCAGCTGCGGTTTGTAGTCGAACGTGTCCATATGCGACGGGCCACCTTTCATAAATAGAAAGATGACTCGCTTCGCTTTGGCGGGAATGTGCGGAGAATCGAACTCGCCGGTTTTGTTTGAAGAGTTGGCGGCACGGGCTTCGTCAGCCAACATTGAGGCCAAGGCCAGCGAACCGAATCCGGCACTGGATCGTTGAAGAAGTTGTCGTCGGGAAAGCATGGTTCTGATCTCTTGCAGATCGGGGGGAGAGCGGAAGGCAAATGGAGGCTATCGCTATCGCACGTAAATGAACTCGCTGGAGGAAACAATCGCCTGGCACAACGCCTGCCATGCGTGCGTTGTTGCTTCGTCCGTCTGTTCGGGCAGCAGCGATTGAAATTGGGTGAGAAACTGGCGAGATCGTGTGGCTTCGGCATCCGTCGCGGGACGACCGTAAGCCAGTGTGAACAGACGCCCGATGCGGTCGGTATCTGTCGGTTCCTCATCGAGCAACCGCTTCGCCATCGCAGTGGTGAGTTCGTCGACGAGTTCGGAATTCATCAGGAACAACGCTTGCGGTGCGATCGTGCTGGTCTCGCGGTTCCCGTTCAAAACGCTGGCGTCGGTGTAATCGAAAAGTTGGAACATGTCGTACAGGTGGTTGCGGATCACCGGCACATAAATCGACCGCCGCCGAATGGAGAGATACTCCGACTTATCCTGTGAGGTGTGATTGAACACAAACTCATGGTTTTTGTGTTGCAGCAAACTTCCACCAATTGTGGGATCGAGTGTGCCAGTGACGGCGAGTAACGCATCCCGAATGGCTTCGGCATCGAGACGCTGCACATCGAACCGCCAATAAAACTGGTTTCCGACATCCACAGCAACGTTGTGATCATCGAAACCGCTTTGTCGTTGGTAGGCGTCGGAAGACATAATCAAACGGTGCATCGTTTTGATCGACCAACCGCTTTCAATGAACCGAATCGCGAGCCAATCCAACAATTCCGGATGCGTTGGCGGTTCGCCTTGGAGTCCGAAATTGTCGACTGTTTCGACCAATCCTCTACCGAAATGCCATCGCCAAATTCGGTTGACCATCACGCGGGCGGTGAGCGGGTTACGGTCGGTCAACCAACGGGCAAATGCCAGCCGACCGCTGCGTCCTTCGGGGATCGGTGGTTGTTCGTCACCCGCTAACACGCGGGGAAATCGTCGCGGAACAACGTCACCCAACGTGAGATGACTTCCGCGAAGGTGAATCGAAGTGTCAGCGACCTCGCCTTCGGTGACGCCCATCGCCGTGGACGGTTTCGGCGCATTGGTTTCCAGCGTTTTCAGTTCCTCACGGAGCTTCTTCAATTCCGCCTGAGTTTTCTCGGGAAATCGCTTCTCGACATCCTTGGGTACCGTCTCGCCCATGGGCGGCTTGAGTTCGCTTTTCGCGGTCGCCACGAGTGTTTCGATGGTCTGTTTTTTCTCGGCAACCGACTGCTCGTGCTCTTTCTGACGCGCCAACTCCTCCGGTGTGGAAATCTCGTTTTCGTACCACTTGGCGACGGTTTTGAAGGTTTCCATCGTCCGGGTACTTTTGAAGATGCCGGCAAGGGCGTAGTAATCGTCGTGCCCGATCGGATCAAATTTGTGCGTATGACAGCGAGCACAACCGAGCGTCAACCCCATCAGGCTGCGACCGACGGTATCGAGTTGCTCGTCGACGATGTCCATCTCCATCTTGGCTTTGTCGACTTCGGCCAGCACTTTCGGACCGAGCACCAAGTAACCGGTGGCAATCAACCGTTCGTGACGAAGTTTCCAATCGTCGCCGGAGTCGAGCAGATCCCCTGCGAGTTGTTCGATTACAAACTTGTCGTACGGTTTATCGTTGTTGAACGCATTGACGACGTAATCCCGATACCGCCACGCATTCCCGTGGGCCACGTTTTCGTCCAAGCCGTTCGAATCTGCGTACCGAGCGACATCGAGCCAATGCCGTCCCCAGCGTTCGCCATAGTGCGGCGAACTCAGCAACCGATCGACAAGTCGGGCGAACGCATCGTCTGAGTCATCCGCGAGAAAAGCGTCAATCTCCGCTGGCGTTGGCGGGAGACCAGTCAAATCGAATGTGGCTCGGCGAATGAGCGTGCGTTTGTCGGCGGCAGCAAGTGGACGTAAATCGTTCTTTTGCAGACGAGCGTTGATAAACGCATCGATCGGGTTTTTGGTGGGCGTGTCGAGCGTCGGAACGGCCGGCTGCGCTAACGGTTGAAACGCCCAATGCTTGCGGCCGGCTTCGATGTCGATTTGGTTCCGCGGTTGCGTGACTTTGACCGTTCCACTGTCCGGATGCGGAGCCCCCATCTCGATCCAGCGGGTCAAATCCTGGATCTGCCGATCGGACAATTTATCATCCGGTGGCATTTTGAGGTCGTTGTCCTGATAGCCCACCGCCGTCAGCAGCAAACTGCTTTTCGGTTTGCCGGGAACGATCACCGGTCCCGCTTTGCCCCCTGTGAGAATGCCCTGCAACGAATCGAGCCGCAGTGCCGATTCTTGCAAATCCTCACCGTGACAGTCGTTGCAATGCTCGACCAGCAGCGGCCGGATTTTGGTCTCAAAGAAACGAATTCCCTCGTCGGTTGCGGGCGTGCCAGGTTTCTTGGCATCTTCGGCGGCCGGGACAGACCCGCCGAGCAGCGTCAAAATGACGAAAGCCGTCGCGAACTTACTCATGGGCTTTAATTTTTTCTAACTGCAGCCGATGGCGTCTCGAACTGTTGCGCGAAACAATTCCCAGCCGTACGACTGCCTTTCGGATCAAACAACTCTTATGATAAGTTTGAAGTGTCCCGTTGTCATCCCCAGGCCCAGGAAAGTCCCAGTATGCGGTATCATTTTTTTCAGTCGGCGGTTGCTTTGTATCTGTTAGCGGGTTTGAGTCATGCCGCCGAACCAATTTCGCTCGAGACACGGTTGGAACCGTTCGTTGACGAATTTCTCATCGAGTCGATGAACGGCGATCTCTCGCAGCAACTCCAAAAACCGGAGCCGAAAGAAGTTTCCCTCGTCACGGACAAGCCATGGGAAGGCAACACCTGCGCGTATTACACAATCTTCCAGGATTCCGACCGGTACCGCATGTACTACCGCGGTTCCCACTTCGATGAAAAAACACGAAAAGGCACTCACCCCGAGGTGACATGCTACGCCGAAAGCAAAGACGGCATTCATTGGACGAAACCGAACCTCGGACTGTTCGAGTTCAACGGCTCGACCGAGAACAACATCGTTTGGGACGGCATCGGGACGCATTGTTTCGCCGCATTCAAGGACGAAAACCCTGATTGCCCAGCTGATGCGAAATACAAAGGCATCTCTCGCGGTCGCCCGCAAGGCAAACGTGGTCTGTACGTGTTCCAGTCGCCCGATGCGATCCACTGGAAATTGATGCACCCGGAACCTGTCATCACCACCGGGGCCTTTGACTCCCAAAACCTCGCTTTCTGGGATCGTCACACCAAAGAGTACCGGGAGTATCATCGCATCTTCACCAACGGCATCCGTGCGATTATGACGGGCACTTCGAAGGATATGATTCACTGGAGCAAACCACAGCTACTGAAATATCCCGACACACCCGACCAACATCTCTACACCAACGCCGTTTTGCCCGACCCACGCGCCCCGCACATTCTGATCGGTTTCCCCACCCGATTTTTGCCAGCCGAGGGCCAACGAGTGGAACCAACGTTTATGTCCAGTCGGGACGGGGTGACGTTCCGTCGTTGGCTCGATCCGGTCATTCCGGAATCCGCCCCAAAAGATCGCGGAGGCAATCGCAGCAACTACATGGCTTGGGGAGTGGTCGAACTTCCCAGTCGCCCCAATCATTTATCAGTTTATGCAACCGAAGCTTACTATACCGGCCCCGACAGCCGACTCAGACGGTTTGAATATCGCAAGGACGGCTTTGTTTCGATTCATGCGGGTCAGAAAGGTGGTGAGTTACTCACTAAACCGATCAAGCTCGGCAAACTCGCAGAACGCCTCGTCCTCAACTACAAGACTAGCAATGATGACGGATCCGTTCGCGTTGGTATTGAAACCCTCTCCGGTCAGCCAATTGCAGGACATGACATCAAAGATTGCACACCACTCACTGGAGATGCCATCTCCAAGACCGTGACATGGAAAAAGAGCGCCGATATTAGCACACTCAAAGGGAAATCCGTCCGCCTAAGATTCCACATCCAGAATGCAGATCTGTACTCTCTACAATTCCAACCATGGCTACGGTAAACTGTTTGTCCATACAGATTTTGCGTCGATTGGCTAGCAATTCTTCACCGAAAGATTGCACAGTCATCACACGAAATTCAAACCGGTATCACAACTTGGTCAACTACGTTTCCCCGCAAAATCGCTGGGCTTGACTACGAGATACTCGATATTGTTTAGTCACAAGAAACACGCCGACATGTTATCATCTGCACAACAGTTTCACCTTCGGTTTTGGGTCGTCTTGGTAGCAGTCATAGTCATGACGATAGATCCAATGACATTATCCGCTCAAGAAAAGACGAACAGCGCAAGTCACAACGCACCGATCAAAGTCATGAGTTTCAACATCCGCTATGGTGCGGCTAACGACGGTGAGAACCATTGGAAACATCGAGCCAACCTAGTCGGGGAAACGATCGAATTGTTCAACCCGGATTTACTAGGCACTCAAGAGGTACTCAAGTTCCAAGCGGAATTCTTGAAAGAGAAACTTCCCGAATATGGGTTTCATGGGGTCGGCCGCCAAGATGGAACTGAAGAAGGTGAGTATGTCCCGGTGATGTATCGGAAGGATCGTTTCAAAGTGATTGATTCGGGTTTCTATTGGTTAAGTGAAACCCCTGATGTGCCGGGCAGCAAAAGTTGGGATTCCTCACTGCCCCGCATGGCCTCTTGGGTGAAACTTGAAGACTTGCAGTCGAACGGTTCGGAATTTGTTTTCGTTAATACTCATTTCGATCATCGCGGGCCGTCAGCTCGGCTGGAGTCAGCCCGGTTGATTCGTCGTCAGGTCGACAAATTGGAACGCCAAGGCATCCCTGTGATTATCACTGGTGACTTCAACACCACCGAAGATGGACAACCGTATCAAGCGTTGGTACAAGGCCCCAACGATGACGACAAGCCGCTCGTGGATTCCTATCGGCAAAGCTATCCTGAACGCAGCCGAAACGAAGCGACATTCAGTCGGTGGGTTGGACATCGTGAGGGTTCGCGAATTGATTGGATTCTGCACTCACAAGACTTCACCACACTGAATTCCAGCATCAACTACACCAACGAAAACGGCAAGCATCCTTCGGACCATTACCCGGTCCAAGCAATTCTGAGACTCAA from Thalassoroseus pseudoceratinae carries:
- a CDS encoding PSD1 and planctomycete cytochrome C domain-containing protein — encoded protein: MSKFATAFVILTLLGGSVPAAEDAKKPGTPATDEGIRFFETKIRPLLVEHCNDCHGEDLQESALRLDSLQGILTGGKAGPVIVPGKPKSSLLLTAVGYQDNDLKMPPDDKLSDRQIQDLTRWIEMGAPHPDSGTVKVTQPRNQIDIEAGRKHWAFQPLAQPAVPTLDTPTKNPIDAFINARLQKNDLRPLAAADKRTLIRRATFDLTGLPPTPAEIDAFLADDSDDAFARLVDRLLSSPHYGERWGRHWLDVARYADSNGLDENVAHGNAWRYRDYVVNAFNNDKPYDKFVIEQLAGDLLDSGDDWKLRHERLIATGYLVLGPKVLAEVDKAKMEMDIVDEQLDTVGRSLMGLTLGCARCHTHKFDPIGHDDYYALAGIFKSTRTMETFKTVAKWYENEISTPEELARQKEHEQSVAEKKQTIETLVATAKSELKPPMGETVPKDVEKRFPEKTQAELKKLREELKTLETNAPKPSTAMGVTEGEVADTSIHLRGSHLTLGDVVPRRFPRVLAGDEQPPIPEGRSGRLAFARWLTDRNPLTARVMVNRIWRWHFGRGLVETVDNFGLQGEPPTHPELLDWLAIRFIESGWSIKTMHRLIMSSDAYQRQSGFDDHNVAVDVGNQFYWRFDVQRLDAEAIRDALLAVTGTLDPTIGGSLLQHKNHEFVFNHTSQDKSEYLSIRRRSIYVPVIRNHLYDMFQLFDYTDASVLNGNRETSTIAPQALFLMNSELVDELTTAMAKRLLDEEPTDTDRIGRLFTLAYGRPATDAEATRSRQFLTQFQSLLPEQTDEATTHAWQALCQAIVSSSEFIYVR
- a CDS encoding amidohydrolase family protein, translated to MNSPIRLGLPPAEQLKKYRIWDSYFTPSHYHPGADGFSQLVTGIEQTLPAIQLGRFEKLCYFAHVGLGTTTDANLEARLQSQPELVLKPLERWPDLLIGMIQINPHRVPESLDALKRWLRDGPMRGVYFSGGGPTAMTCTHRNFHSLIERIADFGGVIMQHTWYKTGGKQGAGESTPAELAELAKQYPDQKFVCAHAGGEWEQGIRAVREHANVLIETSGFDATAGFIEMAVRDLGAERIIFGSHLPSRSLGTELSKVIAADITEADKKLILGENFRQLLG
- a CDS encoding Gfo/Idh/MocA family protein encodes the protein MSQTTTRRSFLKSATLAGAAIGLPAASYSKVLGANSRLRIASVGTGGKGWSDLRGVASSPHVEVVALCDIDNSKKHLGQAAEKYESARTFADWRKLLDQSKAIDGVLVSTPDFMHAPISLAAMHLGKHIFCQKPLTHTVHEARQMRLAAEKYKLVTQMCNQIQSHTAYRTAVHWVHSGLIGKVKEVHSWQGGKPGWPRHMARPEGSDPVPKNVRWDLWQGVAAERPYKDGLYHPFNWRGWQAYGTGQLGDFGCHILDPVFKSLKLTSPTKLTAEAPPLFPETWTDRATVRYEFPGTEYTTGPSLKVTWYDAVNVRPPREELTGIPSDYRLPNAGSVLVGEKGSLVIPHVAMPKAFPAEKFTADDLPIVEGVNHYTQWADACRGVGETTSHFDYAGPLTETVLLGTIGIRFPGQELTWDADAMEITNLKPAQRWVTKHYRKGWQPTWV
- a CDS encoding endonuclease/exonuclease/phosphatase family protein codes for the protein MTLSAQEKTNSASHNAPIKVMSFNIRYGAANDGENHWKHRANLVGETIELFNPDLLGTQEVLKFQAEFLKEKLPEYGFHGVGRQDGTEEGEYVPVMYRKDRFKVIDSGFYWLSETPDVPGSKSWDSSLPRMASWVKLEDLQSNGSEFVFVNTHFDHRGPSARLESARLIRRQVDKLERQGIPVIITGDFNTTEDGQPYQALVQGPNDDDKPLVDSYRQSYPERSRNEATFSRWVGHREGSRIDWILHSQDFTTLNSSINYTNENGKHPSDHYPVQAILRLKPQR
- a CDS encoding glycoside hydrolase family protein; amino-acid sequence: MRYHFFQSAVALYLLAGLSHAAEPISLETRLEPFVDEFLIESMNGDLSQQLQKPEPKEVSLVTDKPWEGNTCAYYTIFQDSDRYRMYYRGSHFDEKTRKGTHPEVTCYAESKDGIHWTKPNLGLFEFNGSTENNIVWDGIGTHCFAAFKDENPDCPADAKYKGISRGRPQGKRGLYVFQSPDAIHWKLMHPEPVITTGAFDSQNLAFWDRHTKEYREYHRIFTNGIRAIMTGTSKDMIHWSKPQLLKYPDTPDQHLYTNAVLPDPRAPHILIGFPTRFLPAEGQRVEPTFMSSRDGVTFRRWLDPVIPESAPKDRGGNRSNYMAWGVVELPSRPNHLSVYATEAYYTGPDSRLRRFEYRKDGFVSIHAGQKGGELLTKPIKLGKLAERLVLNYKTSNDDGSVRVGIETLSGQPIAGHDIKDCTPLTGDAISKTVTWKKSADISTLKGKSVRLRFHIQNADLYSLQFQPWLR
- a CDS encoding DUF1501 domain-containing protein, with translation MLSRRQLLQRSSAGFGSLALASMLADEARAANSSNKTGEFDSPHIPAKAKRVIFLFMKGGPSHMDTFDYKPQLQKDDKKPLPFEKPRVQFAPTGELLASPWKFKQYGESGIRVSELFPHVAECVDDMCIINSLHGTNPAHGGASLKLHTGSDTFVRPSMGAWVNYGLGTENSNLPGFITICPTLAHGGTKNWSSAFLPAAYSGTPLGNASLSSEQARVKYIQNAKLSRNTQRLQLDLMQSLNTGFQEQTGPNAALEARIKSFELAFRMQTEMPAALDLAAETQATHELYGLDNPTTADFGRQCLMARRFAERGVRFVQITHSNTEVQWDQHGNLKKGHEQNAGEVDKPIAGLLRDLKARGLLEDTLVLWGGEFGRTPTCQGKGHNGRDHNPEGFTMWLAGGGVKTGIQYGSTDEYGYYARDNKVHIHDLHATMLHLLGMDHLRLTYRHAGRDFRLTDVAGHVVHDIIA
- a CDS encoding threonine ammonia-lyase: MSTTVATIDDVRQAERVIREHISPAPLIRSYALEKELGLPADRRVWLKDYGWTPVGSFKLLGALNWMANNLERIGDRPVAAHSSGNFASGISFAGMRYGKRVIIVMPETAPKRKFELTRSFGAEIRTYDIARDHETGERDRLTRQIAEEENGVQASPYDDNHVIAGNGVGGLEIVQELKRQERTVSQFVCQVSGGGLMAGHALAIADGFPEAKIIGVEPEHADDFRRSLASGERTRIDLPKSICDGLLSYDVGEHNWPILKQHVPQSVTVPDQQTKQAMKWLYEHHGVRTEPSGAIATAAVLTGEVKPDGNGDIVIVLSGRNVDEEQFQTWIGEAH
- a CDS encoding 3-keto-disaccharide hydrolase, with amino-acid sequence MKRTPQFALSSLILLATLAGVLPSQSTANAETPPGFTPLFNGKDLTGWKGLVGNPKTRAKMSPEELKAAQEKADEVMREHWTVKDGVLVFDGKGKSLCTAKDYGDFEMYVDWKILKGGDSGIYLRGTPQVQIWDTEYEPYFRHGAEKGSGSLWNNKKNPRFPLVKADNPVGEWNTFFIRMVGDKVTIKLNGKLVVDNTVLENYWERDKPLYSTGQIELQNHGNTLYFRNLYIRELSDEDT
- a CDS encoding amidohydrolase family protein, whose translation is MTDGTLNRRELLATSLVLGALGTMAKGTAAESQSADVPVIDTNISLFQWPFRRLPLDDTAKLVGKLRSLGISEAWASSFEGVLHRDITSVNTRLAEECQRFPELNPIGVINLNLPGWQDDVRRCFDQHHMPGVRLFPSYHGYTLADDVFVELLAMAARANRFVQIPQTLEDRRTQHPLVHVADVDLNPLASVMQMVPAARVQILNLRPRLDVVKKLEPIDRITFDTARVDSTDGVAKMLEVVPGRVALGTHAPFLIPEAALIRLAENPLEADSLLSILNRTADNLIGAAR